A portion of the Corticium candelabrum chromosome 5, ooCorCand1.1, whole genome shotgun sequence genome contains these proteins:
- the LOC134180272 gene encoding unsaturated glucuronyl hydrolase-like: MMVLTPAVLAFPFLTFLFSTTFYVPTECATLATPLDPKKLLTFADKQVRATAAQVSNLDDYPSAGHCPACSYWDVTRAGSWVCGFFVSSLLNMYSHSIQTGNTTAAAYYKNEAISRMSALKTIANDTGTHDVGFMMFYTYGRAYQLELGESYRTVALSAAASLATRFNPTVGCIRSWGSKSDMSDFQVIIDNMMNLELLFWAANVSNNQTYRDMAVSHADHTIHDNIRSDGCSIHVIHYDPKTGKIKYKSNHPQGLYDNSTWARGQAWGMYGFTMAYRYTRFDRYLKAAKATSDCFLRQLAVCCNETKVPYWDFSACGDLAHYDTSAGAIASSALIELSRFLGSTDDGKHYFTAAIETMSGLSQRPQYLATPGLTNAVLLKGVGSYPKSEVDVSLIYGDYFFIEALLRLLTT, from the exons ATGATGGTGCTTACTCCTGCAGTTTTGGCTTTTCCCTTCTTAACTTTTCTATTCTCCACAACATTCTACGTGCCTACAGAATGTGCAACACTCGCAACACCGTTGGATCCAAAGAAGCTGCTGACAtttgcagacaaacaagttcGAGCCACGGCAGCTCAG GTATCCAACCTCGATGACTACCCGTCTGCAGGCCATTGCCCTGCCTGCTCTTACTGGGACGTTACTCGTGCTGGTAGCTGGGTGTGCGGCTTCTTTGTCTCCTCCCTCCTCAACATGTACAGTCACAGCATACAGACGGGCAATACCACCGCAGCGGCGTACTACAAAAACGAAGCTATTTCGCGCATGTCGGCTCTTAAAACAATCGCAAACGATACCGGCACGCACGATGTCGGTTTCATGATGTTTTACACGTACGGAAGAGCTTATCAACTCGAACTTGGAGAAAGTTACAGAACCGTTGCCTTGTCTGCTGCAGCGTCGTTGGCCACTCGATTTAATCCGACTGTTGGATGCATTCGATCTTGGGGTTCTAAGAGTGACATGTCAGATTTTCAAGTGATCATTGACAATATGATGAATCTTGAGCTGCTGTTTTGGGCTGCAAACGTCAGTAACAACCAAACTTATAGAGACATGGCTGTGAGTCATGCTGACCATACCATCCACGACAACA TTCGATCAGATGGATGCTCTATTCATGTGATCCATTATGATCCCAAAACTGGCAAGATCAAATACAAAAGTAATCATCCACAAGGATTATATGACAACTCTACATGGGCTAGAGGTCAAGCATGGGGGATGTATGGATTTACAATGGCATACAGGTACACAAG GTTTGACAGATATCTGAAGGCAGCTAAAGCTACTAGCGACTGTTTCCTTCGCCAACTCGctgtttgttgtaatgagaCGAAAGTCCCATACTGGGATTTTTCAGCTTGTGGGGACTTAGCACACTATGATACATCAGCTGGCGCTATTGCATCATCAGCATTAATAGAGCTGTCACGCTTTCTTGGTTCCACAGATGATGGAAAGCACTATTTCACTGCTGCTATTGAaactatgtctggtctatcaCAACGACCTCAATATTTAGCAACTCCGGGTCTGACCAATGCTGTCCTATTAAAGGGTGTTGGCAGTTATCCAAAGAGTGAAGTAGACGTTTCTCTAATCTATGGTGACTATTTCTTCATCGAAGCTCTACTTCGTCTCCTTACCACGTGA
- the LOC134179591 gene encoding uncharacterized protein LOC134179591, producing MLLMMMLRYNIKLFLGSVVGCIIVVIYDQGICNLEEDEQDLLAKHKRANAVSISLEQDLQQCKTLLEAGLQHCRDLERESGLRDRQIVEKLDQMSEKSSDRISRVGDIHERIQNELTTLEDFLRVVGTKRPKGDVVL from the exons ATGCTTCTTATGATGATGCTGAGGTACAACATTAAATTATTCTTGGGATCTGTTG TGGGTTGTATTATAGTTGTCATTTATGATCAGGGGATCTGTAATCTGGAGGAGGATGAGCAAGACCTTCTGGCAAAACATAAAAGGGCCAATGCAGTGTCCATATCATTAGAACAGGACCTACAACAGTGCAAAA CACTGCTAGAAGCTGGTTTGCAACATTGTCGAGATCTTGAAAGAGAAAGTGGATTACGTGATAGGCAGATAGTCGAAAAACTGGACCAAATGAGTGAGAAATCATCAGATCGAATTTCCAG AGTAGGAGATATTCATGAAAGGATACAGAATGAGCTTACTACCCTTGAAGACTTTCTCAGAGTTGTTGGTACAAAGAGACCAAAAG GTGATGTTGTGCTTTGA